The following proteins are encoded in a genomic region of Nocardioides conyzicola:
- a CDS encoding MFS transporter has protein sequence MNNQSQVRRQALVTAILVGSAFLAGVDLFIVNVAFDEIGHDFAAAAHPPTLSQLSWILNAYAVIFAALLVPMGRLTDRYGRKAGFVLGIAVFTAASAACALSGNVWELVAFRGLQAVGAAAMTPASLGLLLAALPPERKAPAARLWATTGALAAAFGPAVGGGLVQLSWHWAFWINVPIGLALIAGAIRYVPDVRHNVGAPRPDLTGALVLAVAVGALVLGLVQGPSWGCTAGVLGSFAVAAIGLATFAWQTAHHPSPVVDPALLRVRAFAWANGATLVFNTGFGISLLAGILWMQQVWDYSALRTGFAVAAGPLFVPVTSILSQRLFPRARPSLLVTVGALVAAAGATLMAVRLDEQPSYWTTFFPGWAVVGIAVGLVMPNLIAAATSTLPPAQASTGGGVISMSRQLGLVLGVSILVSMLGGSGPASGTFTAAWLVVAAASVLAAASAYAMEASRRRPVAEAEPAPFAPASTRETG, from the coding sequence ATGAACAACCAAAGTCAGGTACGCCGGCAAGCGCTGGTGACCGCGATCCTGGTCGGCTCCGCCTTCCTCGCCGGGGTCGACCTCTTCATCGTCAACGTCGCCTTCGACGAGATCGGCCACGACTTCGCGGCCGCCGCGCACCCGCCGACGCTCTCCCAGCTCAGCTGGATCCTCAACGCGTACGCCGTGATCTTCGCCGCGCTGCTGGTCCCGATGGGGCGGCTCACCGACCGCTACGGCCGCAAGGCAGGCTTCGTGCTCGGCATCGCGGTGTTCACGGCGGCCAGCGCCGCGTGCGCGCTGAGCGGGAACGTCTGGGAGCTGGTCGCCTTCCGCGGGCTGCAGGCCGTCGGCGCCGCGGCGATGACGCCGGCCAGCCTGGGGCTGCTGCTGGCCGCGCTGCCGCCCGAGCGCAAGGCCCCGGCCGCTCGGCTGTGGGCGACGACCGGCGCCCTCGCGGCGGCCTTCGGTCCCGCGGTCGGCGGTGGCCTGGTCCAGCTGTCGTGGCACTGGGCCTTCTGGATCAACGTGCCGATCGGCCTCGCGCTGATCGCCGGCGCGATCCGCTACGTCCCCGACGTCCGCCACAACGTCGGCGCGCCCCGCCCCGACCTCACCGGCGCCCTGGTCCTTGCGGTCGCCGTCGGCGCGCTGGTGCTCGGGCTCGTCCAGGGCCCGAGCTGGGGCTGCACCGCCGGGGTGCTGGGCTCCTTCGCGGTCGCCGCCATCGGGCTCGCGACGTTCGCGTGGCAGACCGCGCACCACCCGTCGCCGGTCGTCGACCCTGCGCTGCTGCGGGTGCGCGCCTTCGCCTGGGCCAACGGCGCGACCCTGGTCTTCAACACCGGCTTCGGCATCAGCCTGCTCGCCGGCATCCTGTGGATGCAGCAGGTCTGGGACTACTCCGCGCTCCGCACCGGCTTCGCGGTCGCGGCCGGCCCGTTGTTCGTGCCGGTCACCTCGATCCTGTCGCAGCGGCTCTTCCCGCGAGCCCGCCCCAGCCTCCTCGTCACGGTCGGCGCCCTGGTCGCCGCGGCCGGTGCGACCCTGATGGCGGTCCGGCTCGACGAGCAGCCGTCGTACTGGACCACGTTCTTCCCGGGCTGGGCCGTCGTCGGCATCGCGGTCGGACTGGTGATGCCCAACCTGATCGCCGCAGCGACGTCCACGCTGCCGCCCGCCCAGGCGTCCACCGGCGGCGGGGTGATCTCGATGTCGCGGCAGCTGGGCCTGGTGCTCGGGGTCAGCATCCTGGTGAGCATGCTCGGCGGCTCGGGGCCGGCCTCCGGGACCTTCACCGCCGCCTGGCTGGTGGTGGCGGCCGCGTCCGTGCTGGCCGCCGCATCGGCGTACGCCATGGAGGCGAGCCGCCGTCGCCCCGTCGCCGAGGCCGAGCCGGCTCCGTTTGCCCCGGCGAGCACCCGGGAAACCGGGTGA
- the gatB gene encoding Asp-tRNA(Asn)/Glu-tRNA(Gln) amidotransferase subunit GatB: MTDTLVGFDDVLASYDPALGLEVHVELNTNTKMFCGCPAVFGGEPNTQVCPTCLGLPGAMPVVNAKAIESAIRIGLALNCEIADWCRFARKNYFYPDMPKNFQTSQYDEPIAFEGYLDVDVDGETVRVEIERAHMEEDTGKSLHVGGATGRIHGADHSLVDYNRAGIPLIEIVTKPIRGMGEKAPAVARAYVSQLRDLILALGVSEARMDQGNLRADVNLSLAPKGSNVLGTRTETKNVNSFRSVERAVRYEMQRHAAILDAGGSILQETRHWHEDTGVTTSGREKSDADDYRYFPEPDLVPVAPSREWVEELRGTLPENPLLKRARLQTDWGYTDLEMRDVVAAGAVGLIEETVAAGASPQAARKWWLSDLGRRANDAGLDITDLDVTPAQVAAVQALVDSGSLNDKLARQVFDGLLAGEGTPEEIVAARGLAVVSDEGALSAAVDAAIAANPDVADKIRDGKVAAAGALIGAVMKEMRGQADAGRVRELVLEKLS, from the coding sequence ATGACCGACACCCTGGTGGGCTTCGACGACGTGCTGGCGTCGTACGATCCGGCGCTGGGCCTGGAGGTCCACGTCGAGCTCAACACCAACACCAAGATGTTCTGCGGGTGCCCCGCGGTCTTCGGCGGCGAGCCCAACACCCAGGTCTGCCCGACCTGCCTCGGCCTGCCCGGCGCGATGCCGGTGGTCAACGCCAAGGCGATCGAGTCGGCGATCCGGATCGGCCTCGCGCTCAACTGCGAGATCGCGGACTGGTGCCGCTTCGCCCGGAAGAACTACTTCTACCCGGACATGCCGAAGAACTTCCAGACCAGCCAGTACGACGAGCCGATCGCGTTCGAGGGCTACCTGGACGTCGACGTCGACGGTGAGACCGTCCGTGTCGAGATCGAGCGCGCCCACATGGAGGAGGACACCGGGAAGTCGCTGCACGTCGGCGGCGCGACCGGTCGCATCCACGGCGCCGACCACTCGCTGGTCGACTACAACCGCGCCGGGATCCCGCTCATCGAGATCGTCACCAAGCCGATCCGGGGGATGGGCGAGAAGGCGCCGGCCGTGGCCCGGGCGTACGTCTCCCAGCTGCGCGACCTGATCCTCGCCCTCGGTGTCTCCGAGGCGCGGATGGACCAGGGCAACCTGCGTGCCGACGTCAACCTGTCGCTGGCGCCGAAGGGCTCCAACGTGCTCGGCACCCGCACCGAGACCAAGAACGTCAACTCGTTCCGCTCGGTCGAGCGCGCGGTCCGCTACGAGATGCAGCGGCACGCCGCCATCCTCGACGCCGGTGGCTCGATCCTGCAGGAGACCCGGCACTGGCACGAGGACACCGGGGTCACGACGAGTGGTCGCGAGAAGTCCGACGCCGACGACTACCGCTACTTCCCCGAGCCCGACCTGGTGCCGGTCGCGCCGTCGCGCGAGTGGGTGGAGGAGCTGCGCGGCACGCTGCCGGAGAACCCGCTGCTCAAGCGGGCCCGCCTGCAGACCGACTGGGGCTACACCGACCTCGAGATGCGTGACGTCGTGGCCGCGGGCGCGGTCGGCCTGATCGAGGAGACGGTCGCGGCCGGCGCCTCGCCGCAGGCGGCCCGCAAGTGGTGGCTCTCCGACCTCGGTCGTCGGGCCAACGACGCCGGTCTCGACATCACCGACCTCGACGTCACGCCCGCCCAGGTGGCCGCCGTACAGGCACTCGTCGACAGCGGCTCGCTCAACGACAAGCTCGCCCGCCAGGTGTTCGACGGGCTGCTCGCCGGCGAGGGGACTCCCGAGGAGATCGTGGCGGCCCGTGGCCTTGCCGTCGTGTCCGACGAGGGTGCTCTCTCGGCCGCCGTCGACGCGGCGATCGCCGCCAACCCGGACGTCGCCGACAAGATCCGGGACGGCAAGGTGGCCGCCGCCGGCGCCCTGATCGGCGCGGTCATGAAGGAGATGCGCGGCCAGGCCGATGCCGGCCGGGTCCGCGAGCTGGTCCTCGAGAAGCTGTCCTGA
- the gatC gene encoding Asp-tRNA(Asn)/Glu-tRNA(Gln) amidotransferase subunit GatC, with protein sequence MPEITRDEVAHLADLARIDLSDAELDHLAPQLSVILESVASISAVASEDIPPTSHALPLTNVFREDVVRPSLTPEQALSGAPAVEQQRFSVPRILEED encoded by the coding sequence ATGCCCGAAATCACGCGCGACGAGGTGGCGCACCTGGCGGACCTCGCCCGGATCGACCTCTCCGACGCCGAGCTCGACCATCTCGCACCGCAGCTGTCGGTGATCCTGGAGTCGGTGGCGTCGATCAGCGCCGTCGCCAGTGAGGACATCCCGCCGACCTCGCACGCGCTGCCGCTCACCAACGTCTTCCGCGAGGACGTCGTCCGCCCCAGCCTGACGCCCGAGCAGGCGCTCTCCGGCGCCCCGGCCGTCGAGCAGCAGCGCTTCTCCGTGCCGCGGATCCTGGAGGAGGACTGA
- a CDS encoding helix-turn-helix domain-containing protein yields the protein MPPVRTAGSLAERGDRPLGDRCPIDRAMQVVGNRSAVLLVREVFYGSTRFDSLVARVGVTEAVAARWLKELVEAGVLAKVPYREPGQRTRHEYTLTEAGHALMPVVLGLLEWGAAWAGTGGGPEVSHLGCGEPVHVAVRCAAGHDVAEDEVVVTGRRADAALS from the coding sequence ATGCCACCAGTCCGGACAGCAGGCAGCCTCGCGGAGCGGGGAGACCGACCCCTGGGCGATCGCTGCCCGATCGACCGAGCCATGCAGGTCGTCGGCAACCGGTCCGCCGTGCTGCTCGTGCGCGAGGTCTTCTACGGGTCGACGCGCTTCGACTCGCTCGTCGCGCGGGTCGGGGTCACCGAGGCGGTCGCGGCCCGTTGGCTCAAGGAGCTGGTCGAGGCCGGCGTGCTCGCGAAGGTGCCCTACCGCGAGCCGGGCCAGCGCACCCGGCACGAGTACACGCTCACGGAGGCTGGACACGCGCTGATGCCGGTCGTCCTGGGACTCCTGGAATGGGGGGCCGCCTGGGCGGGGACGGGCGGCGGTCCGGAGGTCAGCCACCTCGGCTGCGGGGAGCCCGTGCACGTGGCCGTCCGCTGCGCCGCCGGTCACGACGTCGCCGAGGACGAGGTCGTGGTGACCGGCCGACGCGCCGATGCTGCTCTCTCCTAG
- the gatA gene encoding Asp-tRNA(Asn)/Glu-tRNA(Gln) amidotransferase subunit GatA, which produces MSLIHRTAAELADALAAGETTSVELTQAYLDRIAAVDGAVHAFLHVDAEGALAQAAASDARRASGTLLSALDGVPIAVKDVLATEGLPTTCGSKILEGWIPPYDATVVRRLREAGLPILGKTNMDEFAMGSSTEHSAYGATHNPWDLDRIPGGSGGGSAAAVAAFEAPLAIGTDTGGSIRQPGAVTGTVGVKPTYGGVSRYGLVALANSLDQAGPVTRTVLDSALLHEVIGGHDPMDSTSIDQPLPDLVAAAKQGATGDLTGLRVGVISELSGDGWQPGVMARFQESVDLLVKAGAEVVEVSCPHFVHAMAAYYLILPAEASSNLAKFDAMRYGLRVWPEGKPDASAEEVMRATRDAGFGDEVKRRIILGTYALSSGYYDAYYGQAQKVRTLISRDFEAAFEKADVLVSPTAPTTAFKLGEKLDDPIAMYLNDLATIPANLAGVPGISVPSGLAEEDGLPAGFQILAPALADDRCYRVGAALEAALLEQWGGPLLDQAPTLEGAAR; this is translated from the coding sequence ATGTCGCTCATCCACCGCACCGCCGCCGAGCTGGCCGACGCGCTCGCCGCCGGTGAGACGACCTCGGTCGAGCTCACCCAGGCCTACCTCGACCGGATCGCCGCCGTCGACGGCGCCGTCCACGCCTTCCTGCACGTCGACGCCGAGGGCGCGCTCGCCCAGGCCGCCGCGTCCGACGCCCGTCGTGCGTCCGGCACGCTGCTGTCCGCCCTGGACGGCGTACCGATCGCGGTCAAGGACGTGCTCGCCACCGAGGGCCTGCCCACGACCTGCGGGTCCAAGATCCTCGAGGGCTGGATCCCGCCGTACGACGCGACCGTCGTGCGCCGGCTCCGTGAGGCCGGTCTGCCGATCCTCGGCAAGACCAACATGGACGAGTTCGCGATGGGCTCCTCCACCGAGCACTCGGCGTACGGCGCCACGCACAACCCCTGGGACCTCGACCGGATCCCCGGCGGCTCCGGCGGTGGCTCGGCCGCGGCCGTCGCCGCGTTCGAGGCACCGCTCGCGATCGGCACCGACACCGGCGGCTCCATCCGCCAGCCCGGCGCCGTCACCGGCACGGTCGGTGTGAAGCCGACGTACGGCGGGGTGTCCCGCTACGGCCTCGTCGCCCTGGCCAACTCGCTCGACCAGGCCGGCCCGGTGACCCGGACCGTGCTCGATTCGGCGCTGCTGCACGAGGTCATCGGCGGCCACGACCCGATGGACTCCACGAGCATCGACCAGCCGCTGCCCGACCTGGTGGCCGCGGCCAAGCAGGGCGCTACCGGGGACCTGACCGGTCTGCGGGTCGGCGTGATCAGCGAGCTCTCCGGCGACGGCTGGCAGCCGGGCGTGATGGCCCGCTTCCAGGAGTCGGTCGACCTGCTGGTCAAGGCGGGCGCCGAGGTCGTCGAGGTCTCCTGCCCGCACTTCGTGCACGCGATGGCGGCGTACTACCTGATCCTGCCGGCGGAGGCGTCGAGCAACCTCGCGAAGTTCGACGCGATGCGCTACGGACTGCGGGTCTGGCCCGAGGGCAAGCCCGACGCGAGCGCCGAGGAGGTGATGCGCGCGACCCGCGACGCCGGCTTCGGTGACGAGGTGAAGCGCCGGATCATCCTCGGCACGTACGCGCTGTCCAGCGGCTACTACGACGCCTACTACGGCCAGGCCCAGAAGGTGCGCACGCTGATCTCGCGCGACTTCGAGGCGGCCTTCGAGAAGGCCGACGTGCTGGTCTCGCCGACGGCGCCGACCACGGCGTTCAAGCTGGGGGAGAAGCTCGACGACCCGATCGCGATGTACCTCAACGACCTCGCGACGATCCCGGCCAACCTCGCGGGCGTGCCCGGCATCTCGGTGCCCAGCGGCCTCGCCGAGGAGGACGGCCTGCCCGCCGGCTTCCAGATCCTGGCGCCGGCGCTGGCCGACGACCGCTGCTACCGGGTCGGTGCCGCCCTCGAGGCCGCCCTGCTCGAGCAGTGGGGCGGACCGCTGCTCGACCAGGCCCCGACCCTCGAAGGAGCAGCCCGATGA
- a CDS encoding prenyltransferase/squalene oxidase repeat-containing protein, with protein MAVPTLALAALAATPGTASAAGTDPVAADSAATWLTSQLSSGIVHNDQYDFDDLGLSADVALGLHRIGGHDATVSAIADAIEPRAHDEWYTSTYEGQTTLYAGSLAKAAVLAQAAGSSTADFGGHDLIAELESRVGSTAPINGRVVDENNEYGDTNAFGQAYAAQALVAADSPKAGAVTNYLLEQQCAAGWFRLDFPSRSSEIQTCEGDATSQPDTDATAIAVLALTSQSADVDVAEKLALAKSWLESSQKADGSFGGGPSTEAANANSTGLAGTALAALGDTSAAAKAAVWVRAHQVTNAGSCTTYAAADTGSIAYDDTALSEVDTTPIAAETADQFRRATAQALPVLQWAPAGPGVSALFTAEYVKAGTKPRVGVVGAAPGETLCAAAGTQKVARVADANGEAQFPIALGAKTATTRVTISTAGGVADTATIKALGAKKLPIKLKAKVRKGTTQTVRVTGLAPGETVRVKLLGKTRSGQATRKGVFVASAKATGKYGKPGTFKVTVVGEFANRKGSKTFKVVR; from the coding sequence GTGGCCGTCCCCACACTGGCCCTCGCGGCGCTCGCCGCCACCCCGGGGACCGCCTCGGCCGCCGGGACCGACCCCGTCGCCGCCGACTCTGCGGCCACCTGGCTCACCTCTCAGCTGAGCAGCGGGATCGTCCACAACGACCAGTACGACTTCGACGACCTCGGCCTGAGCGCGGACGTCGCGCTCGGCCTGCACCGCATCGGCGGCCATGACGCCACGGTGTCGGCCATCGCCGACGCGATCGAGCCGCGCGCCCACGACGAGTGGTACACCTCGACGTACGAGGGCCAGACGACGCTCTACGCGGGCTCGCTCGCGAAGGCGGCCGTGCTGGCCCAGGCGGCCGGCAGCAGCACCGCCGACTTCGGTGGGCACGACCTGATCGCCGAGCTCGAGAGCCGGGTGGGGTCGACCGCGCCGATCAACGGGCGCGTCGTGGACGAGAACAACGAGTACGGCGACACCAACGCCTTCGGCCAGGCCTACGCCGCGCAGGCGCTCGTCGCCGCCGACAGCCCCAAGGCCGGTGCGGTGACCAACTACCTGCTCGAGCAGCAGTGCGCCGCGGGCTGGTTCCGGCTGGACTTCCCGTCCCGCAGCTCGGAGATCCAGACCTGCGAAGGCGACGCCACGAGCCAGCCCGACACCGACGCCACCGCGATCGCCGTCCTCGCGCTGACCTCGCAGTCCGCGGACGTCGACGTGGCGGAGAAGCTGGCACTGGCCAAGAGCTGGCTCGAGTCGAGCCAGAAGGCCGATGGCTCCTTCGGAGGTGGCCCGTCCACCGAGGCGGCCAACGCCAACAGCACCGGCCTCGCCGGCACGGCGCTCGCCGCCCTGGGCGACACCTCGGCTGCCGCCAAGGCCGCCGTCTGGGTCCGCGCGCACCAGGTCACGAATGCCGGATCCTGCACGACGTACGCCGCGGCCGACACCGGGTCCATCGCGTACGACGACACCGCGCTGAGCGAGGTCGACACCACCCCGATCGCGGCCGAGACCGCGGACCAGTTCCGCCGAGCGACCGCGCAGGCGCTCCCGGTCCTGCAGTGGGCGCCGGCCGGCCCGGGCGTCTCCGCCCTCTTCACCGCCGAGTACGTCAAGGCCGGCACCAAGCCGCGCGTCGGCGTCGTCGGTGCCGCTCCCGGCGAGACCCTGTGCGCAGCCGCCGGCACCCAGAAGGTCGCCCGCGTGGCCGACGCCAACGGCGAGGCGCAGTTCCCGATCGCGCTGGGCGCGAAGACGGCCACGACCCGGGTCACGATCTCGACGGCTGGCGGCGTCGCTGACACGGCGACGATCAAGGCGCTCGGCGCGAAGAAGCTGCCGATCAAGCTCAAGGCCAAGGTCCGCAAGGGCACGACCCAGACCGTCAGGGTCACCGGGCTCGCGCCCGGCGAGACGGTCAGGGTCAAGCTGCTCGGCAAGACCAGGAGCGGCCAGGCCACCAGGAAGGGCGTCTTCGTCGCCTCGGCGAAGGCGACCGGCAAGTACGGCAAGCCGGGCACCTTCAAGGTCACCGTGGTCGGCGAGTTCGCCAACCGCAAGGGCAGCAAGACCTTCAAGGTCGTCCGCTGA
- a CDS encoding SigE family RNA polymerase sigma factor, with translation MARPPRTLTDEEFAEFVHASWPGLYRTAYLMLGDHQLAEDLVQTSLAKTYASWRQVKEPAAAPAYARVVLANTAASWFRRRGWRNEHPTEHLPDSGTDHDLTTRTAVVDALATLAPRQRAVVVLRYYDDLSVREVAQALGISEGTVKSQTSDALARLRDVLSDEAASVSVPTVDPVAVVGNGRRIQRDRRVRVAAAVSAVVAVVVVIVAAVAAPGGDRADEIPPTHTGESKDWAVASGSTVQLGSGSVIDLDDGPVGYLFSTSAGLLVNYGKDGAPWSGSSRWTVIAPDGSTSDFTLDVGDQLTDTDPSQPYVVYVEATGSPTAWDVVVRDLRTNEVTDTIRVDGSFSWADDGGVPDAFVDRDHVYLSLDETAVDVDLTTRQVSPIDTLPAKTPLTVDGGLTILFSGDLDAHAEVVDIDTGEALMDYDQGDRYLQLSPDGQHVAALPRRSCSDVDACTFDLPTAFVYDLTTDKRVEIDVEGSSTGWTLDGDLVRVTKDDVSVCDADGGGCSSTPLQVGADNPVVADTVNW, from the coding sequence ATGGCGAGACCGCCCAGGACGCTGACGGACGAGGAGTTCGCGGAGTTCGTGCATGCCAGCTGGCCCGGGCTCTATCGGACGGCGTACCTGATGCTGGGTGACCACCAGCTCGCCGAGGACCTCGTCCAGACGTCCCTCGCCAAGACCTACGCCTCCTGGCGCCAGGTCAAGGAGCCCGCCGCCGCCCCGGCGTACGCCCGGGTGGTGCTCGCCAACACCGCCGCCTCCTGGTTCCGACGCCGTGGCTGGCGCAACGAGCACCCGACGGAGCACCTCCCCGACAGCGGCACCGACCACGACCTCACCACGCGGACCGCGGTCGTCGACGCACTCGCCACTCTCGCCCCGCGCCAGCGCGCCGTCGTGGTGCTCCGCTACTACGACGACCTCTCCGTGCGCGAGGTCGCCCAGGCCCTCGGCATCAGCGAGGGCACCGTCAAGAGCCAGACCTCCGACGCACTGGCCCGACTGCGCGACGTCCTAAGCGACGAGGCCGCCTCGGTCAGCGTCCCCACCGTCGACCCGGTCGCCGTGGTCGGCAACGGTCGCCGGATCCAGCGCGACCGCCGGGTCCGCGTCGCCGCTGCGGTCTCCGCAGTCGTCGCGGTGGTCGTTGTGATCGTCGCCGCCGTCGCTGCTCCGGGAGGCGACCGCGCGGACGAGATTCCGCCCACCCACACTGGAGAGTCGAAGGACTGGGCGGTGGCGTCGGGGTCGACCGTCCAGCTCGGCTCGGGGTCCGTCATCGACCTCGATGACGGACCGGTCGGCTATCTCTTCTCCACGTCTGCCGGGCTGCTGGTGAACTACGGCAAGGACGGCGCGCCCTGGAGTGGCAGCTCGCGATGGACGGTCATCGCGCCCGACGGCAGCACCTCCGACTTCACCCTCGACGTCGGGGACCAGCTCACCGACACCGACCCGTCCCAGCCGTACGTCGTCTACGTCGAGGCAACCGGGTCACCCACCGCGTGGGACGTCGTGGTGCGTGACCTCCGCACCAACGAGGTCACGGACACCATCCGGGTCGACGGATCCTTCAGCTGGGCGGACGACGGCGGGGTCCCGGACGCCTTCGTGGACCGGGACCACGTCTACCTGAGCCTGGACGAGACCGCGGTCGACGTGGACCTGACGACGCGCCAGGTGTCGCCGATCGACACCTTGCCCGCGAAGACGCCGCTGACGGTGGACGGCGGGCTGACGATCCTCTTCAGCGGCGACCTGGACGCCCATGCGGAAGTGGTCGACATCGACACGGGCGAGGCCCTGATGGACTACGACCAGGGAGACCGCTACCTGCAGCTGTCGCCCGACGGCCAACACGTCGCCGCCCTGCCACGTCGCTCCTGCAGCGACGTCGACGCGTGCACCTTCGACCTTCCGACGGCGTTCGTCTACGACCTCACCACGGACAAGCGGGTCGAGATCGACGTCGAGGGCTCCTCCACCGGCTGGACCCTCGACGGTGACCTCGTGCGGGTGACCAAGGACGACGTGTCCGTGTGCGACGCGGACGGCGGCGGCTGCAGCTCGACGCCCCTCCAGGTCGGGGCGGACAACCCCGTGGTGGCCGACACGGTCAACTGGTGA
- a CDS encoding energy-coupling factor transporter transmembrane component T yields the protein MSRPRDLHPVAWWLWAIGLAVAASLTTNPLVLLMLIGVAALVVSLRRSEQPWGQSFRIYVWLGVAIVVIRVAFRIVFGGYFGGRVLLDLPAIPLPDWVAGITLLGPLYSQALLFALYDGLRLATIVICVGAANSLANPKRLLRSVPPALYEIGTALVVAVSVLPQFADSLRRVRAAQALRAGETGRVASLRRLLVPVLEDALERSLALAAGMDARGYGRAGAATRAQRRTTGALMLTGLVGICVGTYAVLDHTAPRVLALPMLGLGVAAAVAGLRSAGRRVERTRYRPDPWRWPELVVVASGLVAGGLGWWVSGHQVVVAYPPLDAFPALSVAALAVGVVALLGALCSPPAARTDVVPVVPVLEEVAA from the coding sequence GTGAGCCGCCCCCGCGACCTGCACCCGGTGGCCTGGTGGCTGTGGGCCATCGGGCTGGCGGTCGCCGCGTCGCTGACCACCAACCCGCTGGTCCTGCTGATGCTGATCGGCGTCGCCGCCCTCGTGGTGTCCCTGCGGCGCTCGGAGCAGCCCTGGGGCCAGTCCTTCCGGATCTACGTCTGGCTGGGCGTCGCGATCGTGGTGATCCGGGTGGCGTTCCGGATCGTCTTCGGCGGCTACTTCGGCGGCCGGGTGCTGCTCGACCTGCCGGCGATCCCGCTGCCCGACTGGGTCGCCGGCATCACCCTGCTCGGACCGCTCTACTCGCAGGCGCTCCTCTTCGCGCTGTACGACGGGCTCCGGCTCGCGACGATCGTGATCTGTGTCGGCGCCGCCAACTCGCTGGCCAACCCCAAGCGGCTGCTCCGCTCGGTGCCGCCGGCCCTCTACGAGATCGGGACGGCCCTCGTGGTCGCGGTGAGCGTGCTGCCGCAGTTCGCCGACAGCCTGCGCCGGGTGCGCGCGGCACAGGCGCTCCGGGCGGGGGAGACCGGCCGGGTCGCCTCGCTGCGCCGCCTGCTGGTGCCCGTGCTCGAGGACGCCCTCGAACGCTCCCTCGCCCTCGCCGCCGGGATGGACGCCCGCGGCTACGGCCGCGCCGGCGCAGCGACGCGCGCGCAGCGTCGTACGACCGGCGCCCTCATGCTGACCGGCCTGGTCGGCATCTGCGTCGGGACCTACGCCGTCCTCGACCACACCGCACCGCGCGTCCTCGCGCTGCCGATGCTCGGACTCGGGGTCGCCGCCGCCGTCGCCGGCCTGCGCAGCGCCGGGCGCCGCGTCGAGCGCACCCGCTACCGGCCCGACCCGTGGCGCTGGCCGGAGCTGGTCGTGGTCGCCTCGGGCCTCGTCGCCGGCGGCCTCGGCTGGTGGGTGAGCGGCCACCAGGTCGTGGTCGCCTACCCGCCCCTCGACGCGTTCCCGGCCCTCAGCGTCGCGGCCCTCGCCGTCGGGGTCGTCGCCCTCCTGGGTGCCCTCTGCTCACCGCCCGCGGCGCGCACCGACGTCGTCCCGGTCGTCCCCGTCCTCGAGGAGGTGGCGGCATGA